TTTTGATAAAAGATGAGGGGAGTGTTAAATGAAAATTCGTCCATTACATGATCGTGTCATTGTTAGGCGTAAAGAGGTTGAATCTAAGTCTGCTGGTGGTATTGTGTTGACTGGTTCTGCGGCAGGCAAATCTACTCGTGGTGAAGTATTGGCTGTCGGCCGTGGCCGTGTTTTGGAAAATGGTGA
The DNA window shown above is from Blochmannia endosymbiont of Camponotus (Colobopsis) obliquus and carries:
- a CDS encoding co-chaperone GroES codes for the protein MKIRPLHDRVIVRRKEVESKSAGGIVLTGSAAGKSTRGEVLAVGRGRVLENGEVKALDVRIGDTIIFNDGYGVKAEKIDNEEILIMSESDILAIVEK